A window of the Oscillospiraceae bacterium genome harbors these coding sequences:
- a CDS encoding MerR family transcriptional regulator, which translates to MTITEVSKKYSISPDTLRYYERIGLLPKIGRTPGGVRKYSESDCNWVEYIKCMRGAGISVEALIEYVTLFHQGPATIDARKKLLLEQREQIAERIQDLNEVLAKLDWKIDGYENRMLRYEEEKLK; encoded by the coding sequence ATGACCATTACAGAAGTCAGTAAGAAATACAGCATTTCACCGGACACGCTGCGCTATTACGAGCGCATTGGGCTGTTGCCGAAAATCGGCCGCACGCCCGGCGGCGTACGGAAGTATTCCGAGAGTGACTGCAACTGGGTCGAGTACATTAAATGTATGCGGGGCGCCGGCATTTCGGTAGAAGCCCTGATTGAGTACGTCACACTGTTTCATCAAGGTCCCGCTACCATTGACGCACGCAAAAAGCTTCTTTTAGAGCAACGGGAGCAGATTGCGGAACGCATTCAAGATTTAAATGAAGTCCTTGCCAAACTGGACTGGAAAATTGACGGCTATGAAAACCGCATGCTTCGCTATGAGGAAGAAAAACTGAAATAG